The following coding sequences lie in one Thermomicrobium sp. 4228-Ro genomic window:
- the hemB gene encoding porphobilinogen synthase, whose translation MTEGPLEFRRFRRLRRTEGLRRLVRETRLSVEDFIYPLFVVHGRGVRREVASMPGVYQLSVDQLGYEAEELLSLGIGAVLLFGIPARKDELASEAYDPDGIVQRAVRELKRVAPELVVITDVCNCEYTSHGHCGVVQDGQILNDPTLELLARTAVSHAEAGADMVAPSDMMDGRVLAIRHALDRAGFVELPILSYAAKYASAFYGPFREAAESAPAFGDRRSHQMDPGNRREALREIATDIEEGADAIIVKPALAYLDVILAARERFDVPIAAYNVSAEYAMVKAAARNGWIDEQRIVLEILTGIRRAGAHMIITYHAKEAARWLQSGRLTAAAEEVVTR comes from the coding sequence ATGACTGAAGGCCCACTCGAATTCCGGCGCTTCCGGCGCCTGCGACGGACTGAAGGCTTGCGCCGTTTGGTGCGCGAGACACGGCTGAGTGTCGAGGATTTTATCTACCCGCTGTTCGTCGTTCACGGTCGCGGCGTGCGACGCGAGGTGGCTTCGATGCCCGGCGTCTACCAGCTCAGCGTCGATCAGCTGGGTTACGAGGCGGAAGAGCTCCTCTCGCTCGGGATCGGGGCAGTACTCCTCTTCGGTATCCCGGCGCGCAAGGACGAGCTGGCCAGTGAAGCGTACGATCCGGATGGTATCGTCCAGCGGGCGGTTCGCGAACTCAAGCGTGTGGCGCCAGAGCTGGTGGTCATCACCGATGTCTGTAACTGCGAATACACCTCGCATGGGCATTGCGGCGTCGTTCAGGATGGCCAGATTCTGAACGACCCTACCCTTGAGCTCCTGGCTCGCACGGCCGTTTCGCACGCGGAAGCCGGGGCCGACATGGTGGCGCCGTCGGACATGATGGACGGGCGCGTGCTCGCGATCCGGCATGCCCTGGATCGTGCCGGATTCGTGGAACTTCCCATCCTGTCGTACGCAGCGAAGTACGCATCGGCGTTCTACGGCCCGTTCCGGGAGGCTGCCGAGTCGGCGCCGGCGTTCGGTGACCGGCGCTCCCACCAGATGGATCCCGGCAATCGCCGGGAGGCGCTGCGGGAGATCGCGACAGATATCGAGGAAGGCGCTGATGCTATTATCGTCAAGCCCGCACTCGCCTACCTCGATGTCATCCTTGCAGCTCGTGAGCGCTTCGATGTTCCGATCGCTGCCTACAACGTGAGTGCCGAGTACGCGATGGTGAAGGCGGCAGCACGCAACGGGTGGATCGACGAGCAGCGGATCGTGTTGGAGATCCTCACCGGCATTCGCCGCGCCGGTGCGCACATGATCATCACCTACCATGCCAAGGAAGCCGCGCGCTGGCTACAGAGCGGACGACTGACTGCTGCAGCGGAAGAAGTGGTAACTCGTTAG
- the folE gene encoding GTP cyclohydrolase I FolE, whose amino-acid sequence MTRQERIVEFEETGLRFATACDLERMQALVAEWLELIGEDPQREGLTRTPERVAETWAFLTRGYRQDLQEIVSGAVFHVDHDTMVVVKGIEFYSLCEHHLLPFFGHVHIGYLPQGRILGLSKFARIVDLYARRLQVQERLTQQIAQAIQDVLDPQGVAVIADGIHLCMMMRGVEKQHARTTTSAMLGVFETSASARDEFYRLLATTA is encoded by the coding sequence ATGACACGGCAGGAACGGATCGTCGAATTCGAAGAAACTGGACTCCGCTTCGCGACGGCCTGCGATCTCGAACGGATGCAGGCGCTGGTCGCCGAGTGGCTGGAACTCATCGGTGAAGATCCCCAGCGGGAGGGACTCACACGGACACCAGAGCGTGTCGCTGAGACATGGGCATTCCTCACGCGCGGATACCGACAAGACCTTCAGGAAATCGTGAGCGGTGCAGTCTTCCATGTCGACCACGACACGATGGTCGTCGTCAAAGGGATCGAGTTCTACTCGCTCTGCGAGCACCACCTGTTGCCCTTTTTCGGCCACGTGCACATCGGATACCTCCCACAGGGGCGGATACTGGGATTGAGCAAGTTCGCCCGCATCGTCGATCTCTATGCACGGCGCTTGCAGGTACAGGAACGATTGACGCAGCAGATCGCGCAAGCGATCCAGGACGTTCTCGACCCGCAGGGTGTCGCGGTCATTGCGGATGGCATCCACCTCTGCATGATGATGCGCGGCGTCGAGAAGCAACACGCCCGAACGACGACGAGCGCGATGCTCGGCGTCTTCGAAACGTCGGCGAGCGCCCGTGACGAGTTCTACCGTTTGCTGGCGACGACAGCCTGA
- the hemC gene encoding hydroxymethylbilane synthase has translation MRFEQIRRDRSVYEHPVQRRASGGAGGIRVGTRGSALALAQARAVVAQLERIEPTCSCSLVAVTTTGDRDRATSLTILGGSGVFVKELHEALLAGAIDLAVHSAKDLPTVLPLELEIVALPVRADVRDVLITRIASSLATLPPAARVGTSSRRRRALLAAARPDLKLLDVRGNVDTRLRKLDDGSYDALVLAAAGLERLDRLEQVTEYLDPDVFVPAPGQGALAVVCRRDDPWRDIFARIDDHEIRLAVTVERSFLAAFGSGCTVPLGAYATVEGERVRLRVAVAPNESGPVIRESAVWHRDEAVEGAGALAQELLRTLAAAAGRSWAPGAKPLTGRRVLVVRPAGQEQELVERLRRLGAEVVVEPLIAIVPPEDWREIDHTLLRLSDYDWLVFTSANGVRSVLDRMSVLGIPVEMLTRVRVATIGPATARALQEYGIEPALVPDRYVAEAVADALVAAGVAGKRVLLARAAEARDVLPRRLVEAGAEVEVVPVYRTEQRPLSESVRKELQGGTIDWVLLTASSTVRSLVAALGDTSSLHERVKFAAIGPVTASTARAYGLRVAVVATRYTSEGLVEAVVRAERSAR, from the coding sequence GTGAGGTTCGAGCAAATTCGGCGGGATCGATCAGTGTACGAGCACCCGGTACAGCGACGAGCGAGCGGTGGGGCAGGGGGGATCCGTGTCGGGACCCGGGGCAGTGCACTCGCCCTGGCCCAGGCGCGTGCTGTCGTTGCGCAGCTCGAACGGATCGAGCCGACCTGTTCATGCTCGCTCGTCGCGGTGACCACCACCGGTGATCGCGATCGGGCGACCTCGTTGACGATCCTGGGTGGTAGCGGCGTCTTCGTGAAGGAGCTGCACGAAGCGCTCCTCGCAGGTGCGATCGACCTCGCGGTGCACAGTGCCAAGGATTTGCCGACCGTTCTTCCGTTGGAACTGGAGATCGTTGCCCTTCCGGTACGGGCTGACGTCCGCGACGTCCTCATCACACGTATCGCGTCGTCACTCGCGACGCTTCCTCCGGCCGCGCGCGTCGGTACGAGCTCGCGTCGTCGTCGAGCGCTCCTCGCCGCTGCGCGACCTGACCTGAAGCTTCTCGATGTGCGCGGCAATGTCGATACGCGCCTACGCAAACTCGACGATGGATCGTACGACGCACTCGTTCTCGCCGCTGCTGGACTGGAGCGCCTGGATAGACTCGAGCAGGTGACCGAGTACCTCGACCCGGATGTGTTCGTGCCTGCACCCGGTCAGGGGGCGCTGGCGGTGGTCTGTCGGCGCGACGACCCGTGGCGGGACATCTTCGCACGCATCGATGATCACGAGATCCGGCTCGCTGTGACCGTCGAACGATCGTTCCTCGCTGCCTTCGGGAGCGGCTGCACGGTGCCGCTCGGTGCCTATGCGACGGTCGAAGGCGAGAGAGTGCGGCTGCGTGTAGCCGTGGCTCCCAACGAAAGTGGACCCGTCATTCGCGAAAGCGCGGTGTGGCACCGCGACGAGGCGGTCGAGGGGGCTGGTGCGCTGGCGCAGGAACTTCTTCGCACGCTCGCAGCAGCAGCTGGCCGGTCGTGGGCACCAGGAGCGAAGCCACTGACCGGTCGTCGGGTTCTTGTCGTCCGTCCAGCCGGGCAGGAACAGGAGCTGGTTGAGCGTTTACGCCGGCTCGGTGCCGAGGTCGTCGTCGAGCCCTTGATCGCGATCGTGCCACCTGAGGATTGGCGGGAGATCGATCATACCCTCCTGCGTCTCTCGGACTACGACTGGTTGGTGTTCACGAGCGCCAACGGCGTGCGATCCGTGCTCGATCGCATGAGCGTTCTCGGTATTCCAGTCGAGATGCTCACGAGGGTGCGGGTGGCGACGATCGGTCCGGCCACTGCACGAGCGCTCCAGGAGTACGGGATCGAGCCGGCGCTCGTTCCGGATCGCTACGTGGCTGAGGCGGTGGCCGATGCTCTGGTGGCAGCCGGCGTGGCGGGCAAGCGTGTCTTGCTGGCACGGGCAGCTGAAGCGCGTGACGTCTTACCCCGGAGGCTCGTCGAGGCAGGTGCTGAGGTCGAAGTCGTCCCGGTCTATCGCACCGAACAGCGGCCGCTCTCCGAGTCGGTACGAAAGGAATTGCAAGGGGGGACGATCGACTGGGTCCTGCTGACGGCGAGCTCGACGGTCCGGAGTCTCGTTGCTGCTCTCGGTGACACGAGTAGCCTGCACGAGCGTGTCAAGTTTGCGGCTATCGGCCCGGTGACGGCATCCACGGCGCGCGCGTACGGGTTGCGGGTCGCAGTCGTCGCGACCCGGTACACCAGCGAGGGGTTGGTCGAAGCTGTCGTCCGAGCGGAGAGGAGCGCGCGATGA
- a CDS encoding NAD(P)/FAD-dependent oxidoreductase encodes MGKTIVILGAGPGGIAAARTLRTLLAPDDRIVVFDRQDEQRLGVSLLLVMRGWRDPDQVTIRPSRVLQGIAEFQRAEVLHIDPDTRTVQTSVGSFQYDALLLATGAELAPDSIPGLSSALENGIAGHCWSLPAALQLRERLRCFTGGRILVVIARLPYKCPPAPYEAALLIRDLVEERGLSQSTEIVVVTPEPSPLAVAGPAIGEQLTRYLSEHGIAVRTGEHLASVDLRHREASFVSGVRELFDLLVVVPPHRAAAVARTAGLVEGDWVPAMLHTMRTQVEGIWAIGDVTAVRIRDNVVVPKAAVFAQQQAEIAARDIARSLGYAAPEPEVRAFGRCWFLAGRGLAGVIEGDFLAEPRPAVTFQLPTTEGFAQMEAELTEWLTQDPGTRS; translated from the coding sequence ATGGGAAAGACCATCGTTATTCTCGGGGCTGGCCCCGGAGGCATTGCCGCAGCGCGGACACTCCGGACACTCCTCGCGCCGGACGATCGCATCGTCGTCTTCGATCGGCAGGACGAGCAGCGACTCGGCGTCAGTTTGCTTCTCGTCATGCGCGGTTGGCGAGATCCCGATCAGGTGACGATCCGCCCCTCACGCGTCCTTCAGGGGATCGCCGAATTCCAGCGAGCTGAGGTGCTCCACATCGACCCGGACACGCGGACCGTCCAGACCAGTGTCGGTTCTTTCCAGTACGACGCGCTCCTCCTCGCAACCGGGGCGGAGCTCGCACCCGATTCGATTCCCGGTTTGTCCAGTGCGCTCGAGAACGGGATAGCTGGTCACTGCTGGTCGCTTCCGGCAGCACTCCAGTTGCGCGAACGGTTGCGCTGCTTCACTGGTGGACGAATCCTGGTCGTCATCGCACGCCTCCCCTACAAGTGCCCACCCGCGCCGTATGAGGCAGCGCTCCTCATCCGCGATCTCGTCGAAGAGCGCGGCCTCAGCCAGTCGACCGAGATCGTCGTGGTGACGCCGGAACCGAGTCCCCTGGCGGTCGCCGGCCCGGCGATCGGCGAGCAGCTCACGCGTTATCTGTCCGAGCATGGCATCGCTGTCCGCACCGGTGAACACCTCGCTTCCGTCGATCTCCGCCATCGCGAAGCCTCCTTCGTTTCCGGTGTGCGGGAGCTGTTCGATCTTCTCGTCGTCGTTCCACCGCACCGGGCTGCTGCAGTGGCCCGCACGGCCGGACTTGTCGAGGGGGATTGGGTGCCGGCGATGCTGCACACGATGCGGACACAGGTCGAGGGAATCTGGGCGATCGGCGACGTCACCGCCGTCCGGATTCGGGACAATGTCGTCGTTCCCAAGGCTGCCGTCTTCGCGCAGCAGCAGGCAGAAATCGCGGCACGAGATATCGCCCGTTCTCTGGGTTATGCGGCGCCGGAGCCAGAGGTCCGCGCCTTCGGACGCTGCTGGTTCCTCGCCGGGCGCGGATTAGCCGGGGTCATCGAGGGCGATTTCCTGGCTGAACCGCGGCCAGCAGTCACCTTCCAACTGCCGACAACGGAAGGCTTCGCGCAGATGGAAGCCGAACTCACGGAATGGCTCACGCAGGATCCCGGTACCCGTAGCTAA